The window CGGGAGAGCCCAGGCCCTCCCGCCGTCGACGAACGCGGTTTTGAGCTGGTCCGCATCTGAGGTCCTTCTATTGTATTATAGAGGTGCGCCCCGGTCAATTGTTCGGAGGGATGATCGTGCCCACCGCCCGCAAACCGGAACCACCTCCGGCCGTCACGACAGACGGGCCTCGTCCCGAACCGCCGTCGGGGCCACTGCGCCTCGACGTTCGCGATCCCCGGGAAATCCGGCTCGACCTGCTCGAGACGTTTCCCTACGAGTACCCTAGATCCCCCGCGATCGTGGAGATCACGACCGACGAGTTCACCGCGGTCTGTCCTTGGTCGGGGCTCCCCGATTTTGGCACGGTCGTCGTCCGGTACCTGCCGAACACCCGGGTGCTCGAGCTCCGCTCGTTCAAGTACTACCTGCTGTCCTACCGGAACGTGGGGATTTATCAGGAGCATGCGGCGAACAGGATCCTTGCAGATCTTGTTCGTGCGTGCGCCCCGCAATGGATGGAGCTCGAATTGGACTATCGCATCCGAGGGGGCGTCCACACGGTCGTTCGCACTCGGTGGCCCGCACCATCGTCGTGAAGCGCGGGGCGGTGCGGATCGCGGAGATCGGCGTTGTGGCCGCGGCATACGCTGCGCTCACGGTCCTGCTGGCCCCGGCCTCCTACGGCCCGCTGCAGTTTCGGCTCGCCGAGAGCCTCAAGCCCCTCGTGATCTGGGAGCCCCACCTGATCCCGGCGTTCGTCCTCGGCAACTTTCTCAGCAACCTGCCGAGCCCGTTCGTGGGCCCATGGGAACTTGTGTGGATGCCGTGCGCGAACCTCGTCGGCGCGTGGGCGTGTTGGCGCATCGGACGCATCAACGCGTATCTGGGAGCCGGTGTGTACGCGCTGATCATCGGGGGCGCCGTGGCGACGATGCTGTCCGTGCTGCTGCGGGCGCCCTTTCGGGTTCTCTTCCCATCCATTACCGCGAGCGAGGTCATCCTGCTCGTGCTGGGGGTCCCCGTGATGTACCCGGTGCACCTCGCGCTGCTGCGCCTCACCGGTGACCGGCCAGGGGCATCTGCCGCGCGATAGCTCCGGTTAGATCCGCTCCGGAGGATCCGGAGGCCGCCGAGTATGCCACGGCGTCGCCTGTTCATAGGCATGCGCGATCGCCAGCACGGTTGGCTCATCCATGCCCCGCCCAACGACCTGCAGCCCCACGGGCAGCCCGTCCGCCCCGAACCCGCACGGCACCGTAATCGCCGGAAGTCCCACAAAGTTGATCAGACGCACCAGCCGGGTGACGGCGCCTCGCGCGTCCCCGGGACGTCCTCCAAGGGTCACGGTGGGCTGACCGATCGCCGGCGCGACCAGGGGGATCGCGGGCAGCACGAGCGCCGCATACCGCCGAAGCAACATCCCCACCTCATTGACGACCAGGGTCCGCACGCGCTGCGCGCGGAGGTATTGGGTCGCCGTGATAAACTGCCCCTGCTGAAGCAGTGCACGGGTGTCGGCCCCGTAATCGGCGGCCCGGTCGTGGAGCCACCGCTCGTGGACACTCGCCGCTTCAGCAAACAACACCGTGGCCGCGGCTGTGCGCGCCTCGCTCGCGCGGGGAAACTCCACGTCTTCCAGATCGAGACCCCGCTCGGCCAGAACGTCGAGGGCCGCGCGGAACGCCGCCCGCACGTCGTCGGTCATCTCGCGATGGTACTCGTCGCTCAGCACGCCGACGCGGAGGCCGGTGATCGGGCCGGTCAGCCTCGAGGTGAACTCGGGCACCGTTTGACCGAGCGTCGACGGGTCGAGCGGATCGGGCCCCGCGATCGCCTGAAGGACCAGCGCGGCGTCCTCCACTGTGCGGGTCAGCGGGCCCACGTGGTCCAGGGACCATGACAACGGGAACACGCCGTGACGGCTGACGCGGCCGTATGTGGGCTTGAGTCCGACGGTGCCGCAGAGCGCCGCTGGGATGCGAATGCTGCCCCCGGTGTCGGTCCCGATCGACACGGGCCCGAGGCCCGCGGCGACCGCGGCCCCGGAACCCCCACTCGACCCCCCGGGGATGCGGTCGAGCCGCCAGGGATTGCGGGTCGGCCCGTAATGGGGATTGTTGGTGGTGATCCCGAAGGCGAACTCATGCAGAGTGTTCTTCCCCAACAGCACCGCCCCCGCGTGCTGCAGCCGCGCCACGACGGTGGCATCCTCGGCAGGGATGTAGTCGGCAAAGATCCGGGAGCCGCGGGTTGTCCTGATCCCCTTCGTGTCGATGAGGTCCTTGAGCGAAACCGGGATGCCGTGCAGAGGACCCCGGTACCGGCCGGCGTTGATCTCCCGCTCGGCCGATGCGGCCTGCGCGCGGGCCATATCGGCCGTCACCGTGATGAATGCATTGAGGGCCCGGCACCGTTCGGTGCGGGCCAGCAGGTCGTCGACTACCGCGACCGGGGACAGGTCCCGGGATCGAATGCGGACGGCTAGTTCCGAGACCGACGCGAACGCGAGCTCGTTCACGGGACGGCGGGGTCCAGCCGCGACGTAAACGCCGGCTCCAGATCCGCGATGGGCAGTGCCCGCAACCGGTCGAGATCGGCGTACAGGGTCTCGAGGGCCGGGGCCAGCCGCTCCACCTCCTCGGGGGACACAGACAGCCCCGCCAGATGGGCGATCCGCTTGAAGTCGTCGGTGGTCGCCACTTCCCGCCGCTAGACGCGCGCCTTCGCCGGCCCGGTCTCGACGCGCTTCCAGAAGAGCAGCACAGCGAGGGAGATGATCACGGCGACGATGATCTCGGGAATGCCGTTGGCCAGGGCAATCTTGAAAGCCCGTCCACCCGGGATGTAGTGGCGGAGCACGCCGAACCCGAGCACGAGCACGGTGTTCGTCACCGTGCCGACGACGGCGGCCACGGCGATGGCCCACCACTCACCGGCGGGACGGGCCGCCGTATAGGCCCACGCGGCAAACACGCCGATGAAGATGCGGGGAATGATCGCGACAATCGGATCCTTGAAGAGCGGGATGGTGGCGTAGAAGAAGCTGTAGAGGCCGAAGATGGTCCCGATGAGGCCTCCGACGACCGGGCCTTCAAGAATGCCACCGATAATGGCTGGGACGTGCATGATCGTCGCATTCACGCCGGTCGGCATGGGGATGAACCCCAGACGACTGGCGCCCAGGAAAATCGCGATGGCCGCGAGGATCCCGGCCATGACAATGCCGCGTGTCGAGAGTCCGCCCTGCCGTGTCTCCTGCATGCGCTGATCCCTCCCCGCTTGAGAAGTGCCGGTCCGGATCGCCATTCCCCATCGCGTCCCTTGTGCCCTGCTCCGAACGCCTGCCCGGTCGATGGGGCTGCCAGCTGAGCGTCAGAATGGAAACGGCGCGCCGAGCATGGCGACGAGGAAGACGAAGGCCGCGATGGGGGCGAGCCAGTCGAGCGGAGTGGTCTGGAACTGCATATACGTGGTTCGCCCCTCACCCCCGGTGTACGCCCGAGATTCCATGGCCACGATGAGTTCCTCGCCGCGCTTGAGGGCAAAGGCAAAGAGAGGAACGAGGACGGGCAGCATCTGGCGGGCGCGTGCAATAAATCGCCAGCGACTCCCGCCGATCCGTCCTCCGCGCGACGCCTGCGCCTTGAGGAGGCGTTCGGCCTGCAGGGCCAGCGTTGGAACGAAGCGGATGGCGATCGTCACCACCAGCGCCAGTTCATGCGACGGCACACGGAGGCGGCGGAAGGGGCGGAGCAGGCTTTCGATGCCGTGCGTGAGCTCCGTGGTGCGTGTCGACAACGTGAAGACGCTCGTCACGATCAGCAATTCCACGAACCTCACCGCGGAGATCACCACCAAACGCGCGACGGCCTCCGTGACCACGACCCATCCCCACTGGAAGATGACGGGGCTCGCCGGATCGTAGCTCCGGCCAAAGAAGAGCAGCTGCAACAGGGCGAAGAACACGAGAAACGGGACCGCGGGGATCAAGCCGCGCAAGGCATAGGACAAGGGGATTCTCCCGAGCCACACGATCGCGAGACAGCCGGCGATCAGGCAGCCGTTGCCCAAGAGCGTGGGGGTAAAGCTCACAGCGCCGGTGACGAAGATCGCCGCGAGGATCTTGGCCCGCGGATCGAGCCGGTGCAGGTACGATCCGGTGGGCAGATACTGCCCGATCGTAATGTTCCGGAGCAATTCGAATTCGCTCATGCCGGGGCGCCGAGGAGGGTCGCGATCGCCCGCGCGGCCTCGTCCACGGTCAGCCCGTCGCCGGCGATGGGGTACCCGCGCTCGCGCAGCCGCTGGACCACCTGAGCCGGCACCGGCGGAGCCAGCCCCAGCTCGGCCAGCCGGGCGCGCTCGGAAAATACCTCCCGCGGTGTGCCGGCAATCGCGATCGTCCCATCGTGGAGCACATACAGCCGGTCGCAGAGCCGGGCAATTTCGTCCATGTCGTGCGACACGAGCACCAGGGTCAGCCCCTCGCGCGCGCGAAACTCACCGATGCGTGCCCGCAGCTCCTCGCGAGAGCCGGGATCCAGCCCCGACGTCGGCTCGTCCAGCACCAGCACCCGGGGCCGCAGCGCGAGCACCCCCGCGAGGGCCGCTTTGCGGAGCTCCCCGCCACTCAGCGTAAACGTGTACCGATCCTTGAACGCGTCGAACGGAAGCCCGACGGTCTCCATCGCCCACCGAACGCGCTCCCGAATCTCCGCGAATGGCAGCCCCAGTTGACGCGGACCGTAGGCGACGTCATCCCCGACGAGTCGCTCGAAGACCTGGTCCTCCGGGTCCTGAAAGACCAGTCCCACACACGTGCGCACGGCACCGATGTCGGCGTCCCGCGCGCCGAGGTTCTGCCCGGCCACGGTCACCCGCCCGCGCCCGGGTCGCAGCAATCCGTTGAAGTACTGGATCAGCGTGGACTTCCCTGACCCGGTCTGGCCGATGATGCCGACGATCTCCCCTTCGTGGATCTCAAGCGAGAGCCCGCGAAGCGCATGGTGCTCGAACGGGGTCCCCGCCATATACGTGTGCCACAGGTCCTCAACCACGATCAGCGATCCCGGCTCGGTCATCGCGTCACGGGGGCGCGGGCGGCAACCGCGTCGACGAGTTCGTCCACACCGAGCAACCCCGGGGGAAATGTGGGGAATTGCGCTCGAAGACGGTCCGCCAGCAGGGACACGACCGGGACCTCCAGGCCGATCTCACGCAACATATCGGGGTGGGCGAATACGTCTCGTGGTGCGCCGGTCAGATACACCGTTCCCCGGTGGAGCACGATGACCCGATCCGCGGCCGCCGCTTCATTCATCAGGTGGGTGATGGAGACGATCGCCGTCCCGCGCCGCCGCAACTCGGCGACGACCTGCGCCACCTCGGTGCGCCCGCGTGGATCGAGCATTGACGTGGCTTCGTCCAACACGACGCAGACCGGCCGCATCGCCAGCACCCCGGCGATGGCGACCCGCTGCTTCTGGCCGGCCGAGAGCAGATGCGGCGGCCGATCGCGGGCCCCCCACATCCCGACGACGTCCAGTGCCTCGCGCACACGACTCCGCAATTCCGCCTGCGGCACGCCGAGGTTCTCGGGGCCAAACGCCACATCTTCCTCGACGATGGTCGCCACCATCTGACTCTCGGGGTGCTGGAACACCATGCCCACGGTCCGGCGGATCGCGCGGGTGTGCGCGGGATCGCGCGTGTCCATCCCCCCCACGCGGACGGTGCCCGCGGTGGGCCGGAGCAGCCCGTTGAAATGTCGGGCCAGCGTGGATTTTCCGGAGCCGTTGGGGCCGATGATGGCGAGATGTTCACCCGGATAGACCGCGAGCGAGACCCCGCAGAGTACGCGCTCGCTTGGGACCTGCGCAGCGTACGCAAACTCGACGCCGTCGCAGGAGATGAGCGGCTCGGGCATCAGGTGGACGAGCCGAGGCAGTAGCAGGCGGCCGCCGCAAAGATCCGGGCGGCTTCGACCAGGTCGGCGACCCTGACGAATTCATCGACCTGGTGCGGAATGGTCACGTCCCCGGGCCCGATCGTGACGATCGGCACCCCGCCCCAGGCGTAGAGAAATGTTCCGTCCGTTGCACCGGGGACTCCCCTGCGCCGCGGCGGCCGGCCCCTGACACGCCGCACCCCCCGTTCGACCGCGGCCACGACGGCGGCCTCCGGGGGTGTCTCGGTCCAGGGACGCTCCTCGATGACGTCGAGCTCCCCGTGGCAACCGGGAACGCCCGACGCGGCGTCCGCCACAGCGTGGCGCAGGTCGTCGCGGATCACCGCGTGATCCTGCCCCGGAATGGTTCGGACATCGACCCCGACGACGGCTTCGGCCTGAATCACGTTGAGTTGCGCCAGGTCTCCCGCCTCCAGGACCGTCGGGGTCACGCTGGGCTCGCCCAGCAGCGTGTGGGCTCCATGGCGCATGACGTACCGGCGCTCGAGGGCCAGGAGGCTCTGGACAAACCCCGCGGATGCGGGAATCGGGTTAATCCCGCTCTTCGGCATCGCCCCGTGGGCCATCTTCCCCCGAAACCTGGCGATCGCCCGCAATGCCCCCTTCTGCACGAGGCACACCTCGTTGGCCTCGGGCTCGCAGATGATCGCACCGCAGGCATCTTTGGCCCAGCCGTTTCGGATGAAGGACTTGATCCCGACCATCATGCCTTCCTCATCCGCCACCACAGCGACGCGGATCCGCCCGGGCAACTCGACCCGGGCGTCGCGGATCGCGCGGACCGCGGCGATCGCCGCTGCGACTCCGCCTTTCATATCCGCTGCGCCTCGCCCGTACAGACGTCCGTCCGCGACGATGGCCCCGAAAGGCGGCACCGACCACGCGGCGGCGTCTCCCTCCGTCACCACGTCGCTGTGCCCTTCGACGATCAACAGCGGGCCTGGGCCTCGCCCGATCCAGTCCCCGATCACGTTGGGCCGGCCGGGGGCCGCGTCCTCGACGTGCACATCGAGCCCCAATTGCCGCAGTTCGGCGGCAATAAGTGCAGCGACCGCGGTCTCGTTTGCCTCCGGATCGGTGGGACGGTAGACGCTCGGGGTTCGGACGAGACGGCAGGCCAGATCGAGCGCGTACGCCTCGTCGACCGCCGCCAGGACGGCGTCGACGTTGGACTCGAGGTCGAGCATCGCGCGGTTCAGTAGAGGTTCGTCTGCCGGACCCGGCCGGTGTAGTCCCAGAATACGCTCTTCAGCTCGGTGAAGAACTCGAGCCCTTCCTCCGCCATCTCCCGGCCGCCCACCCCGCTCCACTTGATGCCGCCGAAAGGGATCTGCGCTTCGCCGCCCACCGTGGGCGAGTTCACGTGGACCATCCCGACCTCGACCCGATCGACGAACTGCATGATGGTGTTCGCGTCGGTCGCGTAGATCGAAGCG is drawn from bacterium and contains these coding sequences:
- the queF gene encoding preQ(1) synthase — translated: MRLDVRDPREIRLDLLETFPYEYPRSPAIVEITTDEFTAVCPWSGLPDFGTVVVRYLPNTRVLELRSFKYYLLSYRNVGIYQEHAANRILADLVRACAPQWMELELDYRIRGGVHTVVRTRWPAPSS
- a CDS encoding ECF transporter S component, which gives rise to MQETRQGGLSTRGIVMAGILAAIAIFLGASRLGFIPMPTGVNATIMHVPAIIGGILEGPVVGGLIGTIFGLYSFFYATIPLFKDPIVAIIPRIFIGVFAAWAYTAARPAGEWWAIAVAAVVGTVTNTVLVLGFGVLRHYIPGGRAFKIALANGIPEIIVAVIISLAVLLFWKRVETGPAKARV
- a CDS encoding ArgE/DapE family deacylase, encoding MLDLESNVDAVLAAVDEAYALDLACRLVRTPSVYRPTDPEANETAVAALIAAELRQLGLDVHVEDAAPGRPNVIGDWIGRGPGPLLIVEGHSDVVTEGDAAAWSVPPFGAIVADGRLYGRGAADMKGGVAAAIAAVRAIRDARVELPGRIRVAVVADEEGMMVGIKSFIRNGWAKDACGAIICEPEANEVCLVQKGALRAIARFRGKMAHGAMPKSGINPIPASAGFVQSLLALERRYVMRHGAHTLLGEPSVTPTVLEAGDLAQLNVIQAEAVVGVDVRTIPGQDHAVIRDDLRHAVADAASGVPGCHGELDVIEERPWTETPPEAAVVAAVERGVRRVRGRPPRRRGVPGATDGTFLYAWGGVPIVTIGPGDVTIPHQVDEFVRVADLVEAARIFAAAACYCLGSST
- a CDS encoding energy-coupling factor transporter ATPase encodes the protein MPEPLISCDGVEFAYAAQVPSERVLCGVSLAVYPGEHLAIIGPNGSGKSTLARHFNGLLRPTAGTVRVGGMDTRDPAHTRAIRRTVGMVFQHPESQMVATIVEEDVAFGPENLGVPQAELRSRVREALDVVGMWGARDRPPHLLSAGQKQRVAIAGVLAMRPVCVVLDEATSMLDPRGRTEVAQVVAELRRRGTAIVSITHLMNEAAAADRVIVLHRGTVYLTGAPRDVFAHPDMLREIGLEVPVVSLLADRLRAQFPTFPPGLLGVDELVDAVAARAPVTR
- a CDS encoding energy-coupling factor transporter transmembrane component T; translated protein: MSEFELLRNITIGQYLPTGSYLHRLDPRAKILAAIFVTGAVSFTPTLLGNGCLIAGCLAIVWLGRIPLSYALRGLIPAVPFLVFFALLQLLFFGRSYDPASPVIFQWGWVVVTEAVARLVVISAVRFVELLIVTSVFTLSTRTTELTHGIESLLRPFRRLRVPSHELALVVTIAIRFVPTLALQAERLLKAQASRGGRIGGSRWRFIARARQMLPVLVPLFAFALKRGEELIVAMESRAYTGGEGRTTYMQFQTTPLDWLAPIAAFVFLVAMLGAPFPF
- a CDS encoding energy-coupling factor transporter ATPase; the encoded protein is MTEPGSLIVVEDLWHTYMAGTPFEHHALRGLSLEIHEGEIVGIIGQTGSGKSTLIQYFNGLLRPGRGRVTVAGQNLGARDADIGAVRTCVGLVFQDPEDQVFERLVGDDVAYGPRQLGLPFAEIRERVRWAMETVGLPFDAFKDRYTFTLSGGELRKAALAGVLALRPRVLVLDEPTSGLDPGSREELRARIGEFRAREGLTLVLVSHDMDEIARLCDRLYVLHDGTIAIAGTPREVFSERARLAELGLAPPVPAQVVQRLRERGYPIAGDGLTVDEAARAIATLLGAPA
- a CDS encoding amidase, which encodes MNELAFASVSELAVRIRSRDLSPVAVVDDLLARTERCRALNAFITVTADMARAQAASAEREINAGRYRGPLHGIPVSLKDLIDTKGIRTTRGSRIFADYIPAEDATVVARLQHAGAVLLGKNTLHEFAFGITTNNPHYGPTRNPWRLDRIPGGSSGGSGAAVAAGLGPVSIGTDTGGSIRIPAALCGTVGLKPTYGRVSRHGVFPLSWSLDHVGPLTRTVEDAALVLQAIAGPDPLDPSTLGQTVPEFTSRLTGPITGLRVGVLSDEYHREMTDDVRAAFRAALDVLAERGLDLEDVEFPRASEARTAAATVLFAEAASVHERWLHDRAADYGADTRALLQQGQFITATQYLRAQRVRTLVVNEVGMLLRRYAALVLPAIPLVAPAIGQPTVTLGGRPGDARGAVTRLVRLINFVGLPAITVPCGFGADGLPVGLQVVGRGMDEPTVLAIAHAYEQATPWHTRRPPDPPERI
- a CDS encoding QueT transporter family protein, with the translated sequence MARTIVVKRGAVRIAEIGVVAAAYAALTVLLAPASYGPLQFRLAESLKPLVIWEPHLIPAFVLGNFLSNLPSPFVGPWELVWMPCANLVGAWACWRIGRINAYLGAGVYALIIGGAVATMLSVLLRAPFRVLFPSITASEVILLVLGVPVMYPVHLALLRLTGDRPGASAAR